One genomic segment of Tripterygium wilfordii isolate XIE 37 chromosome 9, ASM1340144v1, whole genome shotgun sequence includes these proteins:
- the LOC120005561 gene encoding ras-related protein RABA5a-like, with protein MAFYSEDEKTEDYLFKIVLIGDSAVGKSNLLARFARNEFYPNSKSTIGVEFQTQKMDINGKEIKAQIWDTAGQERFRAVTSAYYRGAVGALLVYDITRRQTFDSIGRWLNELQSHSDMNVVTILVGNKSDLKDAREVTTAEGKDLAEAQGLFFMETSALDSSNVVAAFQTVVKEIFNILSRKVMLSQELKKQDAPLMGSGKTVVLQGDGTQEADTRPKKAGCCSS; from the exons ATGGCCTTCTATTCTGAGGATGAAAAAACTGAAGATTACCTATTCAAGATTGTTTTGATTGGTGATTCAGCTGTCGGGAAATCGAATTTGCTCGCGAGGTTTGCAAGAAATGAATTCTATCCCAATTCCAAGTCCACTATAGGGGTAGAGTTCCAAACCCAGAAAATGGATATCAATGGTAAAGAAATTAAAGCTCAAATCTGGGATACAGCTGGTCAGGAGCGGTTTAGGGCTGTCACATCTGCATATTACCGAGGTGCGGTTGGAGCTCTTCTGGTATATGACATTACTAGACGCCAGACCTTTGACAGCATTGGCAGATGGCTTAATGAGCTTCAGA GTCACTCTGACATGAATGTCGTAACAATACTTGTTGGCAACAAGTCTGATCTCAAGGATGCGAGGGAGGTGACAACAGCAGAAGGCAAGGACTTGGCGGAGGCACAGGGTTTATTTTTCATGGAAACTTCAGCTCTGGATTCCTCCAATGTGGTTGCGGCCTTTCAGACGGTGGTTAAAGAGATATTCAATATTTTAAGTCGGAAAGTAATGCTATCTCAAGAACTCAAGAAGCAGGATGCTCCATTGATGGGGAGTGGAAAGACTGTAGTTTTACAAGGAGACGGAACCCAAGAAGCAGATACTCGGCCCAAAAAAGCTGGGTGTTGTTCATCTTGA
- the LOC120006459 gene encoding cytochrome b561 and DOMON domain-containing protein At5g47530-like: MSSHYLLCLFIVLFMLFLSSNAQTCAKYSFQSHRKYTACNDLPYLNSFLHWTYDNSTGKLQIAYRHGGITSSDWVAWAINPTSTGMVGSQALVAYQKSDGTVTAYPAPVDSYQTTLQEGKLSFQVSELSATFANNEMIIYATLVLPGNSTTVNQVWQNGPLSANGAPARHSVTGDNIQSLGTLNLLSGEGTSGGNSKDKKKNIHGVLNTVGWGVMMPLGALIARYLKVFKSADPAWFYLHVGCQTSAYIIGIVGWATGLILGSESPGVEQTPHRTIGIILFCLGTLQVFALLLRPKPDHKYRLYWNIYHHSVGYLVILLSAINIFKGFDILQPEKKWKNGYIAFIVLLALKAVLLEAYTTWYVVMKRKRSESHGKMPHNAENGASRFGSRHQQV; encoded by the exons ATGTCAAGCCATTATTTGCTATGTCTCTTCATTGTTCTTTTCATGCTATTCTTGTCATCAAATGCTCAAACATGTGCCAAATATTCCTTCCAAAGCCACAGAAAATACACTGCTTGCAATGATCTTCCCTACCTGAACTCATTCCTCCATTGGACCTATGACAATTCGACCGGGAAGCTCCAGATTGCCTATAGACATGGAGGAATCACTTCCTCTGACTGGGTTGCTTGGGCTATAAACCCAACTTCAACTGGAATGGTTGGTTCACAAGCACTTGTTGCTTACCAGAAATCTGATGGAACAGTCACTGCTTATCCAGCTCCAGTGGATAGTTATCAGACTACCCTTCAAGAAGGAAAGCTTAGCTTTCAAGTCTCAGAATTGTCTGCAACTTTTGCCAACAATGAGATGATTATATATGCCACTTTGGTTCTACCAGGAAATTCTACTACTGTTAATCAGGTTTGgcaaaatggtccactttctgCTAATGGAGCTCCTGCTAGGCATTCGGTTACCGGGGACAATATTCAGTCGTTGGGAACCCTGAATCTTCTTTCGGGCGAGGGAACTTCTGGCGGGAATTCAaaagacaagaagaaaaat ATTCATGGAGTACTTAACACAGTAGGTTGGGGTGTAATGATGCCATTGGGTGCCTTGATTGCAAGATACCTGAAGGTCTTCAAATCTGCAGACCCGGCATGGTTTTATCTTCATGTTGGTTGCCAAACCTCAGCCTACATTATCGGTATTGTCGGATGGGCAACCGGACTCATACTCGGCAGCGAATCTCCTGGTGTTGAACAAACTCCCCACAGAACAATTGGGATCATCCTCTTCTGCCTTGGAACACTTCAG GTGTTTGCTTTGCTTCTAAGGCCAAAACCAGATCACAAGTACAGATTATACTGGAATATCTATCACCATTCAGTTGGTTACTTAGTCATCCTCCTCAGTGCCATCAACATATTCAAAGGATTTGATATATTGCAGCCtgagaaaaaatggaagaatgGTTACATTGCTTTCATTGTGCTTTTAGCCCTCAAAGCTGTGTTATTGGAAGCTTACACCACATGGTATGTGGTCATGAAGAGGAAGAGGTCAGAGAGTCATGGAAAGATGCCTCATAATGCAGAAAATGGGGCTAGTAGGTTTGGTAGTAGGCACCAGCAGGTGTAG
- the LOC120006352 gene encoding heterogeneous nuclear ribonucleoprotein 1-like: MEMELGKLFIGGVSWDTNEDRLREYFQNFGEVLEAVIMKDRATGRGRGFGFVVFADPTVAERVVMAKHLIDGRAVEAKKAVPRDYQNNLNRNNNSIHGSPGPVRTKKIFVGGLASTVTENDFKKYFDQFGTIKDVVVMYDQNTQRPRGFGFITYDSEGAVDRVLYKTFHELNGKMVEVKRAVPKELSPGPSRSPLSGNNYGLGPLGRFSSSFNGYTQGYNPSPIGGYGARIDGRFSPVTVGRGGFTPFGLSNGMGLNFEPALGASYGQSANHNSNLNFGRLNSFSSPIGNNGGNEGNNSMLNLTGRTLWGDGDFSYSTSSANSTRAGSGIGNSAMGSIDSIGTLWESSLNSAPSGGAGSAYSSGSLGYPNGDVSIGSGGAHHGKNGSAPGGGAGSAYRGFSLGYGNGHVSIGSGGAHYGKNSGTSVAPASSHAGRNGGYDGVYADHYDNGSFYGGSTWQSSPSVLERTGSFGFGHGSVVSDVMTKNSAGYVGGYGVANRQSQRGIAA, translated from the exons ATGGAAATGGAGCTTGGGAAGCTGTTTATTGGTGGTGTATCTTGGGACACAAATGAAGACCGGCTGAGAgagtattttcaaaattttggggAAGTTTTGGAGGCTGTGATTATGAAGGATCGGGCCACAGGCCGTGGCCGTGGCTTTGGATTTGTTGTTTTTGCTGATCCTACTGTCGCGGAGAGAGTTGTTATGGCAAAGCACTTAATAGACGGTAGAGCG GTAGAGGCAAAAAAGGCTGTTCCTAGAGATTACCAGAACAACCTGAATAGAAACAATAACAGCATTCACGGGTCACCTGGTCCTGTCCGCACAAAGAAGATATTTGTGGGAGGTTTAGCGTCCACAGTCACAGAGAATGACTTTAAGAAGTACTTTGATCAGTTTGGGACGATTAAAGATGTTGTAGTGATGTATGATCAAAACACTCAAAGGCCGAGAGGATTTGGATTCATTACTTATGATTCAGAGGGAGCAGTGGATAGGGTATTGTACAAAACTTTCCATGAACTCAATGGAAAGATGGTTGAGGTCAAGCGCGCTGTTCCTAAAGAACTTTCTCCAGGGCCAAGCCGGAGCCCTCTAAGTGGAAACAACTATGGTCTTGGGCCTCTTGGCAGATTCAGTAGCTCCTTTAATGGTTACACTCAAGGATACAATCCAAGTCCCATTGGAGGATATGGAGCTAGAATTGATGGTAGATTTAGTCCAGTTACCGTTGGTCGGGGTGGGTTTACTCCATTTGGTCTCAGTAATGGAATGGGACTAAATTTTGAGCCAGCTTTAGGTGCAAGCTATGGGCAAAGTGCAAACCATAACTCTAACCTCAACTTTGGAAGACTAAACAGCTTCAGTAGTCCCATTGGGAATAATGGGGGCAATGAAGGAAATAATTCTATGCTGAATTTAACAGGTCGAACTTTGTGGGGAGACGGTGATTTTAGTTATTCTACAAGCTCTGCAAATTCTACTAGAGCGGGCTCTGGCATTGGGAATTCCGCGATGGGTTCTATTGACAGTATTGGAACACTTTGGGAATCTTCTCTTAATTCAGCACCTAGTGGAGGTGCTGGTTCAGCCTATAGTAGTGGCAGTCTAGGTTATCCCAATGGAGATGTCAGCATTGGTTCAGGAGGAGCACATCATGGAAAGAATGGTTCAGCACCTGGTGGAGGTGCTGGTTCAGCCTATAGGGGTTTCAGTCTAGGTTATGGCAATGGACATGTCAGCATTGGTTCAGGAGGAGCACATTATGGAAAGAACAGTGGGACAAGTGTTGCACCAGCATCATCTCATGCTGGAAGGAATGGTGGTTATGATGGAGTGTATGCCGACCATTATGACAATGGTTCATTTTATGGGGGTTCCACTTGGCAATCCTCACCTTCAGTGCTCGAAAGAACTGGCTCTTTCGGTTTTGGGCATGGAAGTGTAGTTTCTGATGTAATGACTAAGAATTCTGCTGGATATGTTGGTGGTTATGGTGTTGCAAATAGACAATCACAGAGAG GTATTGCTGCCTAG
- the LOC120005194 gene encoding inositol monophosphatase 3-like: MAQNDSLSEFLHVAVDAAKTAGEVIRKGFYQTKHVEHKGQVDLVTETDKACEDLIFNHLKQHFPSHKFIGEETTAAFGATELTDEPTWIVDPLDGTTNFVHGFPFVCVSIGLTIKKVPTVGVVYNPIMDELFTGILGKGAFLNGSPIKVSSQSELVKSLLATEAGTKRDKLTLDSSTNRIKSLLFKVRSLRMSGSCALNLCGVACGRLDLFYETGYGGPWDVAGGAVILKEAGGLVFDPSGGDFDITSQRVAASNALLKDAFIEALQQSE; this comes from the exons ATGGCGCAGAATG ACTCGTTGTCTGAGTTCCTGCACGTTGCAGTTGATGCAGCGAAGACAGCCGGCGAG GTAATTAGAAAAGGCTTTTATCAGACCAAACATGTTGAGCATAAAGGCCAG GTGGATTTGGTTACAGAAACTGACAAGGCTTGTGAGGATCTCATATTTAATCATCTCAAGCAGCATTTCCCTTCACACAAG TTCATCGGGGAAGAAACTACTGCTGCATTTGGGGCGACTGAGCTGACTGATGAACCTACCTGGATTGTCGATCCACTTGATGGAACAACCAACTTTGTGCATGG GTTTCCCTTTGTTTGCGTCTCTATTGGTCTTACAATCAAGAAGGTGCCCACAGTGGGTGTTGTTTACAATCCAATAATGGATGAG CTTTTCACTGGCATTCTTGGAAAAGGTGCTTTCCTGAATGGTTCTCCAATAAAAG TATCATCTCAAAGTGAACTTGTGAAGTCTCTTCTTGCTACAGAG GCTGGAACCAAACGTGATAAGTTAACCTTGGATTCCTCTACCAACAGAATTAAGAGCTTGCTTTTCAAG GTGAGATCCCTTCGTATGTCTGGCTCCTGTGCATTGAATCTTTGTGGCGTTGCATGTGGAAGGCttgatttattttatgaaaCTGGATATGGGGGTCCATG GGATGTGGCAGGTGGTGCTGTGATCCTCAAAGAAGCAGGAGGACTTGTTTTTGATCC GTCTGGTGGTGATTTTGACATCACGTCCCAGAGAGTTGCAGCTTCAAACGCTCTCTTGAAGGATGCATTTATTGAAGCTCTGCAGCAATCAGAGTGA
- the LOC120005193 gene encoding putative MO25-like protein At5g47540, which translates to MRGLFKSKPRTPADIVRQTRDLLVYADLNTPDTRETKREEKMAELSKNIRELKVILYGNSESEPVSEACAQLTQEFFKENTLRLVIVCLPKLNLEARKDATQIVANLQRQQVQSRLIASDYLEANKDLLDILIGGYENTEMALHYGAMLRECIRHQTVARYVLESEHMKKFFDYIQLPNFDIAADAAATFKELLTRHKSTVAEFLSKNYDWFFAEYNSKLLESTNYITRRQAVKLLGDILLDRSNATIMTRYVSSRDNLRILMNLLRESSKSIQIEAFHVFKLFAANQNKPLDIINILVANRSKLLRLFADFKTDKEDEQFEADKAQVVKEIAALEPRDRP; encoded by the exons ATGAGGGGGCTCTTCAAGTCCAAGCCGCGCACCCCCGCCGACATTGTTCGGCAAACCCGCGATCTTCTCGTCTATGCCGACCTTAACACCCCTGATACCCGGGAGACCAAGCGCGAGGAGAAG ATGGCAGAGCTAAGCAAAAATATCAGGGAGCTAAAGGTTATTCTCTATGGCAATAGTGAATCTGAGCCGGTTTCAGAAGCTTGTGCACAGTTGACTCAGGAATTTTTCAAAGAGAACACGCTGCGACTTGTGATTGTGTGCCTTCCAAAATTGAACTTGGAG GCTCGTAAAGATGCAACTCAAATCGTTGCAAATTTGCAAAGGCAACAAGTCCAGTCACGTTTGATTGCGTCCGATTACTTGGAAGCAAACAAAGATCTTCTGGATATTTTGATAGGAGG TTATGAGAACACAGAGATGGCTTTACATTATGGTGCAATGCTGCGGGAGTGCATACGTCATCAAACTGTTGCAAG ATATGTTTTGGAATCAGAGCATATGAAGAAATTTTTTGATTATATACAACTTCCAAATTTCGACATTGCTGCAGACGCTGCTGCAACTTTTAAG GAACTCTTGACAAGGCACAAATCCACAGTAGCTGAATTTCTTTCTAAGAATTATGACTGG TTTTTTGCTGAGTATAATTCGAAGTTGTTGGAATCTACCAATTACATTACCAGACGACAAGCTGTCAAG CTTTTGGGAGATATATTACTAGATCGCTCAAATGCAACAATAATGACAAGATATGTGAGCTCTAGGGATAACTTGAGGATTCTTATGAATCTTCTCAGG GAATCAAGCAAGAGCATCCAGATAGAAGCATTTCATGTATTTAAG CTGTTTGCTGCTAATCAAAATAAACCTCTCGACATCATCAACATACTGGTTGCAAATAGAAGCAAGCTTCTTCGTCTCTTTGCTGATTTCAAAACTGATAAAG AGGATGAACAGTTTGAGGCCGATAAAGCTCAAGTTGTGAAAGAAATTGCTGCTCTGGAACCTAGGGATCGCCCATGA
- the LOC120005195 gene encoding inositol monophosphatase 3-like → MAQNESLSELLATAIDAAKSAGEVIRRGFYQPKTVEHKGVVDLVTETDKACEDLIFNHLKQHYPTHKFIGEETTAACGAMELTDEPTWIVDPVDGTTNFVHGFPFVCVSIGLTIKKIPTVGVVYNPILNELFTGVLGQGAFLNGNPIKVSSQSELVKSLLVTEEGTKRDQLTLDASANRINRLLALVRSIRMSGSCALDLCGVACGRLDLFYIVECGPWDVAGGAVIVKEAGGLVYDLSGDDLALTAGRIAASNPLLRHAFVEALQQ, encoded by the exons ATGgcgcaaaatg AGTCACTGTCGGAGTTGCTAGCCACCGCGATTGATGCGGCGAAGAGTGCTGGCGAG gtgATCCGGAGAGGGTTTTATCAGCCCAAAACTGTGGAGCATAAAGGCGTG GTGGATTTGGTCACAGAAACTGACAAAGCTTGTGAGGATCTTATATTCAATCATCTCAAGCAGCATTACCCTACACATAAG ttcatTGGGGAGGAAACTACTGCTGCTTGTGGTGCTATGGAGCTGACTGATGAACCTACATGGATAGTTGATCCTGTCGACGGAACAACCAACTTTGTGCATGG ATTCCCCTTTGTCTGTGTTTCTATTGGTCTTACAATTAAAAAGATTCCAACGGTGGGTGTCGTCTACAACCCAATATTGAACGAG CTTTTCACTGGCGTCCTTGGACAAGGTGCTTTCCTTAATGGTAATCCAATAAAAG TTTCATCCCAAAGTGAACTTGTGAAGTCTCTTCTTGTCACTGAG GAAGGAACAAAACGTGATCAGTTGACATTGGATGCCTCAGCAAACAGGATTAATCGCTTGCTCGCCCTG GTAAGATCCATTCGGATGAGTGGCTCCTGTGCATTGGATCTTTGTGGAGTTGCTTGTGGAAGGCTGGACTTATTTTATATAGTTGAATGTGGACCATG GGATGTTGCAGGCGGTGCTGTGATTGTCAAAGAAGCTGGTGGACTTGTTTATGATTT GTCTGGTGATGATCTCGCACTGACAGCAGGGAGAATCGCAGCTTCAAACCCTCTCTTGAGACATGCTTTCGTCGAAGCTTTGCAGCAATAA
- the LOC120004815 gene encoding thymidine kinase a-like, translating into MLTISRMKSLMSLSASPFSLHRSKAIRFGVFSLASESSSNLIPTFLQSPISIHTKPRLIPPKSPIFSIHNRSLQSESSRSSSDGEIHVIVGPMFAGKTTTLIRRIQSESENGRSVAIIKSNKDTRYRLDSIVTHDGMKLPCSALANLSSFRQKLGPDAYDKLDVIGIDEAQFFDDLYDFCRKAADHDGKTIIVAGLDGDYLRRSFGSVLHIIPLADSVTKLTARCEICGNRAFFTLRKTEEIQTELIGGADVYMPVCRQHYVGGQIALDTARVLTETQKVEYGAYA; encoded by the exons ATGTTGACTATTTCAAGAATGAAGTCTCTAATGTCACTGTCAGCTTCACCCTTCTCTCTTCACCGCTCAAAGGCCATACGTTTTGGTGTCTTCTCTTTGGCCTCTGAATCCTCCTCTAACTTGATTCCGACCTTTCTTCAAAGCCCCATATCTATACACACAAAACCCAGATTGATTCCACCCAAATCCCCAATTTTTTCAATCCACAACCGGAGCTTGCAATCGGAATCCTCTCGCTCGTCGTCCGACGGAGAGATTCATGTGATTGTGGGCCCCATGTTCGCTGGGAAAACTACCACGCTTATCCGTCGCATTCAGTCCGAGAGCGAAAATGGCAG AAGTGTTGCGATAATAAAGTCAAATAAGGATACACGATATAGATTGGATTCGATAGTCACGCATGATGGAATGAAGTTGCCTTGTTCGGCGTTGGCAAATTTGTCATCATTCAGGCAAAAACTTGGTCCTGATGCTTATGATAAG CTTGATGTGATTGGCATTGATGAAGCTCAATTTTTCGATGACCTCTATGATTTCTGCCGCAAAGCTGCTGATCATGATGGCAAAACTATAATAGTTGCTGGCCTGGACGGTGACTATTTGAG GAGGAGCTTTGGTTCTGTTCTTCACATAATTCCACTTGCCGATTCCGTGACCAAGTTAACTGCTCGATGTGAAATATGCGGCAATCGCGCCTTTTTTACTTTGCGGAAGACAGAGGAGATTCAGACAGAATTGATCGGAGGAGCTGATGTCTACATGCCGGTGTGTCGACAGCACTATGTTGGCGGACAAATAGCTTTAGACACTGCAAGAGTATTAACAGAAACTCAGAAGGTAGAGTACGGTGCCTACGCATAA
- the LOC120005560 gene encoding U-box domain-containing protein 4-like has translation MVSLEESLSHSHLGSNRFPLTRNYYGPASSTTKIHRNIGRSMRTIRSCLYQDDHSCSFTSSVREKSAWVSENLTDSVIDMRLGELATRNNEPVKSAEEEEEFLDISQAFSDFSACSSDISGELRRLASVPSPESVVSGSSNDVESDLEPCTGFLQRENFSTEIIESISPEDLQPTVKICVDGLQSPSVAIKRSAAAKLRLLAKNRSDNRALIGESGAIPALIPLLRCSDPWTQEHAVTALLNLSLHEVNKKLITDAGAVKSLVYVLKTGTETSKQNAACALLSLALVEENKSSIGICGAIPPLVSLLLNGSSRGKKDALTTLYKLCSIKPNKERAVIAGAVKPLVGLVAEQGTGMSEKAMVVLSSLAAIEEGKEAIVEEGGIPALVEAIEDGSVKGKEFALLTLLQLCADNVRNRGLLVREGGIPPLVALSQTGSAKAEHKAEKLLGYLREPRQEGCSSSP, from the exons ATGGTTTCTCTCGAAGAATCGCTTTCTCATTCACATCTGGGTTCCAATCGCTTCCCTTTGACCCGAAACTATTATGGACCTGCAAGCTCTACTACCAAAATTCATCGGAATATTGGCCGGTCCATGCGTACGATTCGCTCTTGTCTATACCAGGACGACCACAGCTGCTCCTTCACAAGCTCTGTCCGGGAGAAATCGGCATGGGTGTCGGAGAACCTGACCGATTCGGTTATCGACATGAGACTTGGGGAGCTCGCCACTCGGAACAACGAGCCAGTGAAGTCGgcggaggaggaagaggaattTTTGGACATTTCTCAAGCCTTCAGTGACTTTTCAGCTTGTAGCAGTGATATTTCGGGTGAGTTGAGGCGACTCGCGAGCGTGCCCTCGCCGGAAAGCGTTGTAAGCGGGTCAAGTAATGATGTTGAGTCGGATTTGGAGCCGTGCACAGGGTTTCTGCAGAGAGAGAATTTCTCGACTGAAATAATTGAGAGCATTTCGCCGGAAGATCTCCAACCGACGGTGAAGATCTGCGTGGACGGACTCCAGTCACCTTCTGTGGCTATAAAGCGCTCCGCTGCGGCCAAGCTGAGACTTTTAGCGAAGAACCGGTCTGATAACCGCGCTTTGATAGGTGAATCCGGTGCGATTCCTGCTCTGATTCCGCTCCTCCGGTGCAGCGATCCGTGGACGCAAGAGCACGCAGTCACCGCTCTATTGAACCTCTCGCTCCACGAAGTGAACAAGAAGCTAATCACCGACGCCGGAGCCGTAAAGTCTTTGGTTTATGTACTCAAAACCGGAACAGAAACCTCGAAGCAGAACGCAGCTTGTGCCCTGCTTAGTCTCGCTCTGGTGGAAGAGAACAAGAGTTCAATCGGTATCTGCGGAGCAATACCTCCATTAGTGTCCCTTCTTCTGAACGGATCAAGCAGAGGGAAGAAAGACGCCCTGACTACGCTCTACAAATTGTGCTCGATCAAGCCTAATAAGGAGAGAGCAGTGATTGCAGGGGCCGTGAAGCCTCTGGTTGGTCTTGTAGCAGAGCAAGGGACAGGAATGTCGGAGAAGGCCATGGTGGTGCTGAGCAGTCTGGCAGCGATTGAGGAGGGTAAAGAGGCAATTGTAGAGGAAGGAGGGATTCCGGCGCTTGTTGAGGCCATCGAAGACGGTTCTGTGAAGGGGAAGGAGTTTGCTCTGTTAACTCTGTTGCAATTATGTGCTGATAATGTTAGAAATCGAGGGTTGCTGGTAAGGGAAGGTGGGATCCCTCCTCTTGTTGCTCTGTCGCAGACTGGAAGTGCCAAAGCCGAGCATAAG GCGGAAAAGCTTCTTGGGTATCTGAGAGAGCCAAGGCAAGAGGGATGCTCATCCAGCCCGTAG
- the LOC120006351 gene encoding putative yippee-like protein Os10g0369500 translates to MGRLYIETLSGPKIFKCRCCKVDSASHDNIVSKNFQGRYGKAYLFRTVVNISLGPPEERYLMSGLHTVNDIYCSSCQQILGWRYEKAYEESQKYKEGLYILEKERLLKEGW, encoded by the exons ATGGGGAGGCTGTATATTGAGACACTGAGCGGACCCAAGATCTTTAAGTGCAGGTGTTGCAAGGTGGATTCCGCTTCCCACGACAACATCGTTTCTAAGAACTTCCAGGGCCGCTATGGCAAAGCTTACCTCTTCCGGACTGT GGTTAACATATCTCTGGGGCCACCTGAAGAGAGATACCTTATGAGCGGATTGCATACTGTGAATGACATTTATTGTAGCTCTTGCCAGCAGATCCTGGGTTGGCGATAT GAGAAAGCTTATGAAGAGAGCCAAAAGTATAAAGAAGGACTCTACATCCTCGAAAAAGAACGGTTGTTGAAGGAGGGCTGGTGA